A stretch of the Serratia marcescens genome encodes the following:
- the galE gene encoding UDP-glucose 4-epimerase GalE translates to MAILVTGGAGYIGSHTVLALLEHGEDVVVLDNLSNSSDESLRRVEKLAGRSAQFYQGDILDAECLHRIFEAHDISAVIHFAGLKAVGESTRKPLEYYQNNVTGTLVLLEEMRRAGVHKFIFSSSATVYGTPEQVPLTETSRVGGTTNPYGTSKLMVEQILQDFAKAEPQFSITALRYFNPVGAHESGMIGEDPNGIPNNLMPYIAQVAIGKLEKLSIFGDDYPTQDGTGVRDYIHVMDLAEGHLKAIEHIDEHQGFTVYNLGTGVGYSVLEMLHAFEKASGRNVAYQIVPRRDGDIAECWSAPGLAFKELGWKATRDLDAMMRDAWNWQKNNPQGYRHG, encoded by the coding sequence ATGGCGATTTTAGTCACCGGTGGTGCCGGTTATATCGGTTCTCACACTGTTCTGGCTTTGTTGGAACATGGCGAAGATGTCGTAGTGTTAGATAATTTATCGAACTCTTCCGATGAGTCTCTGCGTCGCGTTGAGAAACTCGCGGGCAGAAGTGCTCAGTTTTACCAAGGTGATATCTTGGATGCTGAGTGCCTGCATCGTATCTTCGAGGCTCACGACATCTCGGCCGTAATCCATTTTGCTGGACTAAAGGCTGTCGGAGAGTCGACACGCAAGCCGCTAGAGTATTATCAGAACAATGTCACTGGCACGTTGGTATTGTTGGAGGAAATGCGTCGTGCGGGTGTGCATAAGTTTATCTTCAGTTCTTCTGCCACGGTGTACGGTACTCCAGAGCAAGTTCCTTTGACTGAGACGTCACGCGTTGGCGGTACGACGAATCCTTACGGTACGTCGAAGTTGATGGTTGAACAAATTCTGCAAGATTTCGCTAAAGCAGAACCGCAATTCTCCATTACCGCCTTGCGTTACTTCAACCCGGTCGGTGCGCACGAATCTGGCATGATCGGTGAAGATCCAAATGGTATTCCTAACAATCTGATGCCTTATATTGCTCAGGTGGCAATCGGAAAACTGGAGAAACTGTCAATTTTTGGTGACGACTATCCGACCCAGGATGGCACGGGTGTCAGAGATTATATTCATGTCATGGATTTGGCTGAAGGTCACCTCAAGGCGATTGAACACATCGATGAGCACCAGGGCTTTACGGTCTATAATCTGGGGACTGGGGTAGGGTATTCGGTGTTGGAGATGCTCCATGCTTTTGAAAAGGCTTCAGGTCGCAACGTAGCTTACCAAATTGTACCACGTCGAGACGGCGACATTGCCGAATGCTGGTCTGCTCCAGGGTTGGCGTTCAAAGAATTGGGATGGAAGGCTACCCGTGATTTGGATGCCATGATGCGTGATGCGTGGAATTGGCAGAAGAACAACCCTCAGGGTTATCGTCACGGTTGA
- the rfbC gene encoding dTDP-4-dehydrorhamnose 3,5-epimerase, translating to MKVIETPVAGVKLIEPKVFGDHRGFFVETFQKNRYQAMLDIDVDFVQDNHSRSSKGVLRGLHFQRIKPQGKLVRVVRGEVYDVVVDIRVDSPTFKKWVGVHLSEDNHHQLWVPPGLAHGFLVISDIADFEYKCTEYYDPASEACLLWNDPEIGIDWPVDEPLLSPKDLQGKLLRELF from the coding sequence ATGAAAGTGATTGAGACACCAGTCGCAGGTGTGAAGTTGATTGAGCCGAAAGTGTTCGGTGATCATCGTGGTTTTTTCGTCGAAACGTTTCAAAAAAACCGCTATCAAGCAATGTTAGATATCGATGTGGATTTTGTTCAGGACAACCATTCGCGTTCTTCTAAAGGAGTATTGCGTGGTTTGCATTTCCAGCGAATCAAACCCCAAGGCAAGTTAGTCCGAGTTGTGCGTGGAGAGGTCTATGATGTTGTAGTGGATATCAGGGTCGATTCGCCGACGTTCAAAAAGTGGGTTGGTGTTCACTTGTCGGAAGATAACCACCACCAACTTTGGGTTCCACCAGGTCTCGCACATGGTTTCTTGGTTATTTCAGACATTGCTGATTTCGAATACAAGTGTACAGAGTACTATGATCCTGCTAGCGAAGCATGCTTGCTTTGGAATGATCCCGAAATTGGCATTGATTGGCCAGTCGATGAGCCATTGCTATCGCCAAAGGATCTACAAGGTAAATTACTTAGAGAGCTTTTTTAA
- the rfbD gene encoding dTDP-4-dehydrorhamnose reductase, which produces MRVLLTGSMGQLGRCFSDRFPTDWSLLALDSKQLDISDYDAIEQAVAEFEPDVIVNAAAYTAVDKAESEPDAAKAINAYGPGYLASAAAARNIPFVHVSTDYVFDGRSEEPYCEDAPCSPQNIYGKTKLEGEIAALKANPKTIVIRTAWVFSEYGNNFVKTMLRVGSQRDELGVVSDQRGCPTYAGDIADVIIALLQEPGEYGVYHFCGDSVVSWYEFAQIIFQQATESGLYPHQVTVNPITTQEYPTPASRPVYSVLNTDKICALNLKPSVWRQQLHAVIRKLLQ; this is translated from the coding sequence ATGCGTGTACTTTTGACAGGTTCTATGGGGCAACTGGGGCGCTGTTTCAGCGATAGGTTTCCTACCGATTGGAGCCTGCTAGCACTGGACAGCAAGCAACTTGACATCAGTGATTATGATGCGATTGAGCAAGCGGTGGCAGAGTTTGAGCCCGATGTTATCGTGAACGCCGCCGCTTATACTGCCGTTGATAAGGCTGAATCTGAACCCGATGCCGCTAAGGCAATCAATGCCTACGGACCCGGCTACCTGGCATCTGCAGCTGCTGCACGAAATATTCCTTTTGTACACGTATCAACCGACTATGTTTTTGATGGCCGTTCGGAGGAACCTTACTGCGAAGATGCTCCCTGCTCGCCACAAAACATTTATGGTAAAACCAAGCTTGAAGGTGAGATTGCCGCGCTGAAGGCTAACCCAAAAACTATTGTAATAAGAACGGCTTGGGTATTTAGCGAGTATGGCAATAATTTTGTTAAAACGATGTTGCGCGTTGGGTCGCAAAGGGATGAACTTGGCGTGGTAAGCGATCAGCGAGGCTGCCCGACTTATGCCGGTGATATCGCTGATGTCATTATCGCCCTGTTGCAAGAACCAGGTGAATACGGTGTCTATCACTTTTGTGGGGATTCGGTGGTTTCTTGGTATGAGTTTGCTCAGATAATCTTCCAACAGGCTACTGAGAGTGGGCTATACCCACACCAGGTCACCGTGAATCCGATTACTACGCAAGAGTATCCTACACCTGCGTCCCGGCCTGTATACTCTGTTCTTAACACCGATAAGATCTGCGCATTGAATCTTAAACCTAGCGTCTGGCGCCAGCAGTTACATGCTGTGATTCGCAAACTGTTGCAGTAG
- a CDS encoding glycosyltransferase family 2 protein: MFSKQKQYQIVASIVLYNHSYAQLEDTLLSLLSEKCVQKIVLVDNGGSEWAAKLDNHRISYIRSEANNGFGYGHNLAMKRYLNECEYFLICNPDISFTAGALESLYSFARNQKHRFVSPRIQYSDGRFQYSCRLLPTPANLFLRRFFPKWGAKLDVTYEIQRADYTKSFAVPSVSGCFMLVESTLLANLGGFDERYFMYLEDVDLCRRALSMSDIVYFPGATIVHVFGKGSYKNLNLFIYHMKSVVLYFNKWGWWHDPQRSKVNAGCLKTIPMTSPEIKR, translated from the coding sequence ATGTTTTCAAAACAAAAACAATACCAAATTGTTGCTTCAATCGTATTGTATAACCATAGCTATGCCCAACTAGAAGACACGTTACTTTCTTTACTTAGCGAAAAATGTGTTCAAAAAATAGTTTTGGTTGATAACGGTGGTTCTGAATGGGCTGCAAAACTAGATAATCATCGTATTAGTTATATTCGTTCGGAAGCCAACAACGGTTTTGGCTACGGTCATAATCTAGCAATGAAGCGTTATCTGAATGAATGTGAATATTTTTTGATTTGTAATCCAGATATCAGTTTTACCGCGGGGGCGCTCGAGAGCCTTTACAGTTTTGCGCGGAACCAAAAACACCGTTTTGTTTCCCCTCGAATTCAATATAGCGATGGGCGATTCCAATACAGTTGCCGCTTACTACCTACACCTGCAAATTTGTTTCTTCGGCGTTTTTTCCCTAAATGGGGAGCTAAACTGGATGTCACTTATGAAATCCAGCGTGCTGATTACACTAAATCCTTCGCAGTTCCTTCAGTTTCTGGTTGTTTTATGCTGGTTGAATCCACTTTGTTAGCGAACTTGGGGGGATTTGATGAACGGTATTTTATGTATTTAGAAGATGTGGATTTGTGTCGCCGGGCTTTGTCAATGAGCGATATTGTCTACTTCCCTGGCGCTACTATCGTCCATGTTTTTGGTAAAGGTTCTTATAAAAACCTAAATTTATTCATTTATCACATGAAATCAGTTGTCTTATATTTCAATAAATGGGGATGGTGGCACGATCCACAGAGATCCAAGGTGAATGCTGGCTGTTTGAAGACGATTCCCATGACTTCTCCTGAAATCAAGCGGTAA
- a CDS encoding ABC transporter permease, with protein MSNPHKSQPLSPLALIRNIWGFKSLILQMTKREVVGRYKGSTMGLAWSFLNPLFMLTVYTFVFSVVFKARWSVGGDESRTQFAVILFVGMIVHGFFAEVVNRAPQIILGNTNYVKKVVFPLETLPVIGLCAALFHTLISLVVLLCAFFLFNGFLHWTIVFIPLVFLPLVIFCLGLAWILASLGVFIRDVGQTTVIITTVMMFLSPVFFPITSLPEKYRIWIMLNPLTFIIEQSRNVLIWGRLPEWQGLAVYTLAASLVAWFGFVFFQKTRKGFADVL; from the coding sequence ATGAGTAACCCTCATAAATCGCAACCCCTGTCACCCCTAGCTCTGATCCGTAACATTTGGGGATTCAAATCGCTGATCTTGCAAATGACAAAACGTGAGGTTGTTGGGCGATACAAGGGTTCCACGATGGGACTGGCATGGTCGTTTCTCAATCCTTTGTTTATGTTGACGGTCTATACATTTGTTTTTTCGGTTGTTTTTAAAGCCCGTTGGTCCGTCGGCGGAGATGAAAGCCGTACGCAGTTTGCTGTGATCCTCTTTGTTGGTATGATTGTGCATGGCTTTTTTGCCGAGGTGGTTAATCGGGCACCGCAAATTATCCTAGGGAATACCAACTATGTGAAGAAAGTGGTTTTCCCTTTGGAAACGTTGCCAGTGATTGGGTTATGCGCTGCGTTGTTCCATACCCTGATTAGCTTGGTCGTACTGTTATGTGCATTCTTTTTGTTCAACGGTTTTCTGCACTGGACTATCGTTTTTATACCGTTAGTTTTCTTGCCGCTGGTCATTTTTTGCCTTGGATTGGCTTGGATATTGGCATCCCTGGGTGTTTTTATACGCGATGTTGGGCAGACGACTGTAATTATCACGACGGTGATGATGTTTCTGTCACCAGTCTTTTTCCCTATCACGTCGTTACCGGAAAAATATCGTATTTGGATAATGCTTAATCCCTTAACATTTATTATTGAGCAATCACGGAATGTCTTAATTTGGGGGCGTTTGCCAGAATGGCAAGGTTTGGCTGTTTACACCCTGGCGGCATCATTGGTTGCATGGTTCGGTTTTGTATTCTTCCAGAAAACCAGAAAGGGGTTTGCTGATGTCCTCTAA
- a CDS encoding ABC transporter ATP-binding protein has translation MSSNEIAIQVTALSKCYQIYDRPRDRLKQFFAPRLQRVVRRESRRYFREFWALRDVSFSIKKGETVGIIGRNGAGKSTLLQMICGTLTPTQGEIQVNGRIAALLELGAGFNPEFTGRDNVYLNGSVLGFSREQIDERFQEITDFADIGEFIDQPVKTYSSGMYIRLAFAVQACVEPEILIVDEALAVGDIGFQYKCYKRMEALRAKGVTIIMVTHSTGSILEYADRCLVMNNGELVGDTYDVLAAVLAYEKGMLLSQAVKRENTGKISSSVVMNQSDLQGLQQGQLNTEVGEKRFGSARAIIQNLEVIKSDGTSLSDKPLVRSGDELTLDFTILASEEIRDVALGISISKAQGGDIWGDSNIGAGKPLILKAGEQHVIYKVKLPINSGDYLVHCGLASLQGGEREELDQRRPMMRLKFWSSRELGGVVYAPISVLSEE, from the coding sequence ATGTCCTCTAATGAAATCGCGATCCAAGTGACTGCATTGAGCAAATGTTATCAGATTTATGATCGTCCACGAGATCGTTTAAAACAGTTTTTTGCTCCGAGGTTACAACGTGTAGTACGACGTGAATCTCGCCGCTATTTTCGCGAGTTTTGGGCACTTCGCGATGTCTCATTCTCAATCAAGAAAGGTGAGACCGTAGGTATTATCGGACGAAATGGTGCAGGTAAGTCAACGTTATTACAGATGATATGCGGTACGCTGACTCCAACTCAGGGAGAAATACAAGTCAATGGCCGTATCGCGGCCCTACTTGAGTTAGGCGCAGGGTTCAATCCTGAGTTTACCGGGCGTGATAATGTCTATCTTAATGGTTCTGTTCTAGGTTTTTCCCGTGAACAGATCGATGAGCGTTTCCAGGAGATTACGGACTTCGCAGATATTGGCGAATTTATCGATCAACCCGTTAAAACATACTCAAGCGGGATGTATATTCGCCTGGCTTTTGCTGTCCAAGCCTGTGTCGAACCTGAAATCCTTATCGTAGACGAGGCGTTAGCCGTAGGCGATATCGGTTTTCAATATAAATGCTATAAACGCATGGAGGCTCTTCGTGCTAAGGGGGTCACTATTATCATGGTGACTCACTCTACCGGTAGTATTCTGGAATACGCTGACCGTTGTTTGGTTATGAACAATGGGGAGTTAGTGGGCGACACCTATGACGTACTGGCTGCTGTTCTGGCTTATGAGAAAGGAATGCTGTTGTCGCAAGCAGTGAAACGAGAGAATACGGGCAAGATCTCCTCGTCTGTTGTGATGAATCAATCTGACTTGCAGGGTTTGCAACAGGGGCAGCTGAATACTGAAGTGGGAGAAAAGCGCTTTGGCAGTGCTCGAGCGATTATTCAAAATCTCGAAGTGATAAAATCGGATGGTACTTCGCTCTCCGATAAGCCTTTGGTACGTTCTGGTGATGAACTGACCTTGGATTTTACCATCCTTGCTTCAGAAGAGATTCGAGATGTTGCTTTGGGAATCTCCATCTCTAAAGCGCAGGGTGGAGATATTTGGGGGGACAGCAACATTGGAGCCGGTAAACCTTTAATCCTCAAGGCTGGTGAGCAGCATGTGATTTATAAGGTTAAATTACCAATTAACTCAGGAGATTACTTGGTCCATTGCGGCTTGGCATCCCTGCAAGGCGGCGAGCGAGAAGAGTTGGATCAACGTAGACCAATGATGAGATTGAAGTTTTGGTCCTCTCGTGAACTCGGGGGGGTTGTTTATGCCCCTATCAGTGTTTTAAGCGAGGAGTAA
- a CDS encoding GT99 family glycosyltransferase N-terminal domain-containing protein, with product MIAVFLPPYPFRGVKAPYLWIFYRLLNSLQQRSLFIAGNDYLLSPEEWRKSERWEFDVPTMNNLGYSIPSGELLASHDYYHLSDSVFESLLDSSNHNPMLAFKKMLTQRIPELEAELLNYLQGYESGKIEGILSICNCPSLEAVAESLSIPVMHFEVGPLRMPSYYSTGYLDFSGVNGHTEAEKRYLAVQEQCQVDLSIEKLHRYFLRVPNTHEQQCDADLGIVLQVEDDSNLVAYGEEFTNLTLLSYARTRFPKKKLLIRTHPGSQFQLKEGDYEIDSSPTSLSFVQRCREILTINSSVGLEGIFAGIPTTVVGDSSYKYVTLADDEKERTNRLAFYLFSYLVPFELIFDIDYLRFRLSRPSEQAIVSRHIEYYSTEKEGLLKMQRLTLGELLSKQVKQENEKQDDMQQKIRVAEHHLMIDNEEKQAMISSMQEQLLLLQETLIKQREQQLATQQLLENAQKEVLLLNDNYVEDEPLKLKVETLSQQLSESQSDMNNMRKSLSWRLTVPVRMLGRAIRGEFGVIRDISRHYMRQRKGAKPTSLVGKSWQAFRASPHPYKTLLRKTKVAGKLLLTGRFGELRSSLLRVAKNTANTPMPLVNIDTDHIVILTTRHTLFVAHLLEKTLVEVGRGVTIIEAYSALADSGQLHIVICPQIFAELPKNFVAFQMEQSINPRWFTPEYFAILERAMAIFDYSLTNINYLLEHGIPYQKLFYLPIASFADYSSKLTQKGHKLNGNEEQVDVLFYGDTNCERRRHYLEELGQRFNVHIASGVFGDELTRLVKNAKLVINLHYYENALLETTRIYEVLSLGTPIVSEESVDIAEHTSLFDVIDFAPIGDIDAMAKKIDRLLNDQEYHASRKKNIALFTHSDNNFEGYFKRYLLANDLIDFETYKNGVDFIPAIEADIPKLCLSLTETPVRKQDFLSKPTHGFKVIEGVRHRIGWIGCGMSYKYMLSVLADRNTEMAMICEDDALFPDDFDIKLEKIVTYLERSNWDWHIFSGIIAHLNEDTEILAVEEVDGIEYIYINRMTSTVMNIYSRRGIEAVSHWDERNVDAQTNTIDRYLESVPNLVVVTTLPFQVGHAEDQTSTLWGFVNTQYLDMISESERLLKEKVDAFKATQAQ from the coding sequence ATGATTGCTGTATTCTTACCGCCATATCCGTTTAGGGGAGTGAAAGCTCCCTATTTATGGATATTTTATCGCTTGCTTAACTCATTGCAGCAGCGTTCACTTTTTATCGCCGGTAATGATTACTTGTTGTCTCCGGAAGAGTGGCGCAAGTCAGAACGTTGGGAATTTGATGTACCTACAATGAATAATTTGGGTTACAGCATCCCGTCTGGTGAGCTATTGGCTAGCCATGATTATTACCATTTGAGCGATAGTGTATTTGAGAGTTTATTAGACTCTTCAAACCACAATCCGATGTTGGCGTTCAAGAAAATGCTGACCCAGCGAATCCCCGAGCTGGAAGCAGAGCTGCTAAACTATCTCCAAGGCTATGAGTCTGGAAAGATAGAGGGAATACTGTCAATCTGCAATTGCCCTTCTCTGGAAGCCGTTGCCGAGTCTTTATCTATTCCTGTTATGCACTTTGAAGTGGGGCCGTTGAGAATGCCCTCTTATTATAGTACAGGGTATTTGGATTTCTCAGGTGTTAACGGTCACACAGAGGCGGAGAAGCGCTATTTGGCGGTTCAGGAACAGTGCCAGGTCGATCTTTCCATAGAGAAGTTGCATCGTTACTTCCTGCGTGTGCCAAATACTCACGAGCAGCAATGTGATGCCGATCTGGGGATCGTATTACAGGTTGAAGACGATTCAAATCTTGTTGCTTATGGTGAAGAGTTTACTAATCTGACGTTGCTTTCATATGCACGTACACGTTTTCCAAAGAAAAAATTATTAATTCGCACTCATCCTGGTAGTCAGTTCCAGCTCAAGGAAGGGGACTATGAGATCGACAGTTCACCGACCAGTTTGTCTTTCGTCCAGCGTTGTCGCGAGATTTTAACGATTAATTCTAGTGTGGGATTAGAAGGGATTTTCGCTGGTATACCAACGACAGTCGTTGGTGACAGCTCATATAAATATGTAACCTTGGCCGACGATGAAAAAGAAAGAACTAATCGTTTGGCATTTTATCTATTCTCATACTTAGTTCCATTCGAATTGATTTTCGATATTGATTATCTGCGATTCCGTTTATCTCGGCCAAGTGAACAGGCCATAGTCAGTCGCCATATTGAATATTATTCTACTGAGAAGGAAGGATTGTTAAAAATGCAGAGGTTGACTCTGGGTGAGTTGCTATCAAAACAGGTTAAGCAAGAAAATGAGAAGCAGGATGATATGCAACAAAAAATTCGTGTTGCGGAGCATCATCTGATGATCGATAACGAAGAAAAGCAGGCGATGATCTCTTCTATGCAAGAGCAATTGCTGTTGCTTCAGGAAACGCTTATAAAACAGCGAGAGCAACAGCTGGCCACTCAGCAATTATTGGAGAATGCGCAAAAAGAAGTTCTTCTTTTAAATGATAATTATGTTGAAGACGAGCCTCTTAAATTAAAAGTTGAAACACTGAGTCAACAGCTTAGTGAAAGTCAGTCCGACATGAATAATATGCGAAAAAGTCTGTCGTGGCGACTAACGGTACCTGTTCGCATGCTTGGTCGAGCCATTCGTGGTGAATTTGGGGTAATCAGGGATATATCCAGACACTACATGCGACAGCGTAAAGGGGCGAAACCGACCTCTTTGGTTGGGAAAAGTTGGCAAGCGTTTCGTGCAAGCCCGCACCCTTATAAAACTTTGCTTCGCAAAACTAAAGTGGCAGGTAAACTATTGTTAACCGGCCGTTTCGGTGAGTTGCGTAGCAGTCTTCTGCGTGTGGCGAAGAATACCGCTAATACGCCGATGCCGTTAGTTAATATAGATACCGACCATATTGTTATTCTCACTACCAGACATACATTGTTTGTGGCCCATTTGCTTGAGAAAACGCTTGTAGAGGTGGGGCGCGGTGTTACCATAATTGAAGCATACTCGGCGCTGGCGGACAGTGGGCAACTGCATATTGTTATTTGTCCTCAAATTTTTGCTGAGCTGCCGAAAAATTTTGTTGCGTTCCAAATGGAACAGTCTATTAACCCACGTTGGTTTACGCCAGAGTATTTTGCGATTCTCGAACGTGCAATGGCAATATTTGACTATTCCCTGACTAACATTAATTACTTATTAGAACATGGTATCCCTTATCAGAAATTGTTCTACCTCCCAATTGCTTCTTTTGCAGACTACAGCTCGAAATTGACCCAGAAAGGTCATAAGTTGAACGGCAATGAGGAGCAAGTTGACGTTCTCTTCTATGGTGATACGAATTGTGAGCGTCGCCGTCATTATCTTGAAGAATTGGGACAACGTTTTAATGTTCATATTGCCTCTGGTGTATTCGGTGATGAGCTGACCAGGCTGGTGAAAAATGCCAAACTGGTTATTAACCTGCATTACTATGAAAATGCTTTGCTTGAGACCACACGTATTTACGAAGTGCTATCGTTAGGAACGCCGATTGTTAGTGAAGAGAGTGTGGATATTGCAGAGCACACATCCCTCTTTGATGTTATTGATTTTGCTCCTATTGGCGATATTGACGCAATGGCGAAAAAAATTGATCGTCTCTTGAACGATCAAGAATATCATGCTAGCCGTAAGAAAAATATTGCGTTGTTCACTCATAGTGACAACAACTTTGAAGGTTATTTCAAACGCTATCTTTTGGCGAATGATTTGATTGATTTCGAAACTTATAAAAATGGCGTTGATTTTATCCCAGCGATAGAGGCGGATATTCCAAAACTCTGCCTCTCACTAACGGAAACACCGGTACGGAAGCAAGATTTCCTCAGTAAGCCTACCCATGGTTTCAAGGTTATTGAGGGAGTTCGACACCGTATTGGCTGGATCGGATGTGGCATGAGTTATAAATACATGTTGTCCGTACTTGCCGATCGTAATACCGAAATGGCTATGATCTGCGAGGACGATGCGTTATTCCCTGACGATTTTGACATTAAACTTGAGAAGATTGTCACTTATTTGGAGCGCAGCAATTGGGATTGGCACATTTTCTCGGGCATTATTGCGCATTTGAATGAAGATACGGAGATTCTGGCTGTCGAGGAGGTCGATGGTATTGAGTATATTTATATTAATCGCATGACAAGCACAGTGATGAATATTTACTCGCGTCGTGGGATTGAGGCAGTTAGCCACTGGGATGAACGTAACGTCGATGCTCAAACCAATACCATAGATCGTTATCTGGAGTCGGTGCCGAATCTGGTTGTGGTGACCACTCTACCTTTCCAGGTTGGGCATGCTGAGGATCAAACCTCCACGTTGTGGGGGTTCGTAAATACTCAATATCTGGATATGATCAGCGAAAGTGAGCGTTTATTGAAGGAAAAAGTAGACGCGTTCAAGGCGACCCAAGCACAGTGA
- the gndA gene encoding NADP-dependent phosphogluconate dehydrogenase codes for MSKQQIGVVGMAVMGRNLALNIESRGYTVSIFNRSGDKTDEVIAENPGKNLAPYYTVEEFVESLEKPRRILLMVKAGEATDKTIASLTPHLDKGDILIDGGNTYYQDTIRRNRELSDQGFNFIGTGVSGGEEGALKGPSIMPGGQKEAYELVAPILEKIAAVAEGEPCVTYIGADGAGHYVKMVHNGIEYGDMQLIAEAYSLLKQALNLSNEQLAETFAEWNKGELNSYLIDITKDIFTKKDEEGKYLVDVILDEAANKGTGKWTSQSSLDLGEPLSLITESVFARYLSSLKDQRVAASKVLTGPKVAPFTGDKAEFIEKVRRALYLGKIVSYAQGFSQLKAASKENNWDLHYGEIAKIFRAGCIIRAQFLQKITDAYAADADIANLLLAPYFKQIADEYQQALRDVVAYAVQNGIPTPTFSAAIAYYDSYRSAVLPANLIQAQRDYFGAHTYKRIDKEGVFHTEWME; via the coding sequence ATGTCCAAGCAACAAATCGGCGTTGTCGGCATGGCGGTAATGGGCCGCAACCTCGCGCTGAACATCGAGAGCCGTGGTTACACCGTTTCCATTTTCAACCGTTCTGGCGACAAAACTGACGAAGTGATCGCTGAGAACCCGGGCAAGAATCTGGCGCCGTATTACACCGTTGAAGAGTTTGTCGAATCGCTGGAAAAACCGCGCCGCATCCTGCTGATGGTGAAAGCGGGTGAAGCAACGGATAAAACCATTGCCTCGCTGACTCCGCACCTGGACAAGGGCGATATTCTGATCGACGGCGGCAACACCTACTATCAGGACACCATCCGTCGTAACCGCGAACTGTCCGACCAGGGCTTCAACTTCATCGGTACCGGCGTTTCCGGCGGTGAAGAGGGCGCGCTGAAAGGGCCTTCCATCATGCCTGGCGGCCAGAAAGAAGCTTACGAGCTGGTGGCGCCAATCCTGGAGAAAATCGCTGCGGTTGCGGAAGGCGAGCCTTGCGTGACCTACATCGGCGCAGACGGTGCCGGCCACTATGTGAAGATGGTGCACAACGGCATCGAATACGGCGACATGCAGCTGATTGCCGAAGCCTATTCTCTGCTGAAGCAGGCACTGAACCTGAGCAACGAGCAGCTGGCCGAAACCTTCGCCGAGTGGAACAAGGGCGAACTGAACAGCTACCTGATCGACATCACCAAAGACATCTTCACCAAGAAAGACGAAGAGGGTAAATACCTGGTCGATGTGATCCTGGACGAAGCCGCCAACAAAGGCACTGGCAAGTGGACCAGCCAGAGCTCGTTGGATCTGGGCGAACCACTGTCGCTGATCACCGAGTCGGTGTTCGCACGCTACTTGTCCTCGCTGAAAGATCAGCGCGTTGCCGCCTCTAAAGTGCTGACCGGCCCGAAAGTGGCGCCGTTCACCGGCGACAAAGCTGAATTCATCGAGAAAGTGCGTCGCGCGCTGTATCTGGGCAAGATCGTGTCCTACGCGCAGGGCTTCTCTCAGCTGAAAGCCGCGTCTAAAGAAAACAACTGGGATCTGCACTACGGCGAAATCGCCAAGATCTTCCGCGCCGGCTGCATCATCCGTGCTCAGTTCCTGCAGAAGATCACCGACGCTTACGCGGCGGATGCCGATATCGCCAACCTGCTGCTGGCGCCATACTTCAAGCAAATCGCCGACGAGTACCAGCAGGCGCTGCGTGACGTGGTGGCTTACGCCGTGCAGAACGGTATTCCTACGCCGACCTTCTCCGCTGCGATCGCCTACTACGACAGCTACCGCTCCGCGGTGCTGCCGGCGAACCTGATCCAGGCGCAGCGCGACTACTTCGGTGCGCACACCTATAAACGTATCGACAAGGAAGGCGTGTTCCATACCGAATGGATGGAATAA